One window from the genome of Triticum urartu cultivar G1812 unplaced genomic scaffold, Tu2.1 TuUngrouped_contig_4941, whole genome shotgun sequence encodes:
- the LOC125528534 gene encoding chitinase CLP-like, with translation MATARARHGGPFFLTRRADRPAVTTLLSEGVPLRRPFAGDPGYYVSASNGIAMDGARVAFTSAGALIVGFSTTVRYTGLRHDVYRPLIAAFDRAMGRSARRVRPAVAPFELCYDSMKLLSSHTGYSVLEVDVMLEGGQNWTGFSGNSMAQLASTELTTSSGPTPRTTLALLRQRPGNSAAAGRRYVLRAAHSHAHYRSLAAGRPACVHVPRGADLAEDGMV, from the exons atgGCGACCGCGCGGGCGCGGCACGGCGGCCCTTTCTTCCTCACTCGCCGGGCTGACCGGCCGGCAGTCACAACGCTCCTGTCCGAGGGGGTCCCGCTGCGCCGCCCGTTCGCCGGAGACCCCGGCTACTACGTCTCGGCCAGCAATGGCATCGCCATGGACGGAGCGCGTGTGGCATTCACAAGCGCCGGTGCGCTCATCGTCGGCTTCTCCACCACGGTCCGCTACACGGGGCTTCGCCACGACGTGTACCGCCCCTTGATCGCGGCCTTCGACCGCGCCATGGGCAGGAGCGCGAGGAGGGTCAGGCCGGCGGTGGCGCCGTTCGAGCTCTGCTACGACTCCATGAAGTTGCTATCGTCGCATACGGGGTACTCCGTGCTAGAGGTGGACGTGATGCTGGAGGGCGGGCAGAACTGGACGGGTTTCAGCGGCAACTCCATGGCGCAGCTGGCTTCGACCGAGCTGACGACGTCGTCTGGGCCGACGCCGAGGACGACCTTGGCCCTCCTCCGCCAGCGCCCTG GTAACTCGGCAGCGGCGGGGAGGAGATACGTGCTCCGCGCCGCACACTCGCACGCGCACTATCGTTCACTCGCTGCCGGCCGCCCCGCGTGCGTCCACGTCCCTCGCGGCGCCGATCTGGCAGAGGACGGAATGGTGTAG